A window of Xylophilus sp. GW821-FHT01B05 contains these coding sequences:
- the corA gene encoding magnesium/cobalt transporter CorA encodes MLNIFSLVNGRLVQEEIESLEELTRFQPIWVDLESPTLEEKRWIKQHYALSIPEDATGEDIEESARFYEEDNGDLHVRSDFLIADEEEPRSVRVAFILNQHNSGNRSRGVLFTIHDEDVPTFRLLRMRARRAPGLIEDAKDVLLKLFDADAEYSADTLEDIYDELEKASTKVLSGDVTDALAGEVLGAIARQEDLNGRIRRNVMDTRRAVSFMMRSKMLNAEQFEEARQILRDIESLDNHTAFLFDKINFLMDATVGFININQNKIIKIFSVASVALLPPTLIASIYGMNFKIMPELDWAWGYPYVLGLMIASAVVPMWYFRRRGWLG; translated from the coding sequence ATGCTCAATATCTTCTCGCTCGTCAACGGTCGCCTGGTCCAGGAGGAGATCGAATCCCTCGAAGAGCTGACCCGCTTCCAGCCGATCTGGGTGGACCTGGAATCACCAACGCTTGAGGAAAAGCGCTGGATCAAGCAGCACTACGCGCTGTCGATCCCCGAGGACGCCACGGGCGAAGACATCGAGGAGTCGGCCCGCTTCTACGAAGAAGACAACGGCGACCTGCATGTGCGCAGCGACTTTTTGATCGCCGACGAGGAAGAGCCGCGCTCGGTGCGCGTGGCCTTCATCCTGAACCAGCACAACAGCGGCAACCGCAGCCGCGGCGTGCTGTTCACCATCCACGACGAGGATGTGCCAACCTTCCGCCTGCTGCGCATGCGCGCGCGCCGGGCGCCGGGGCTGATCGAGGATGCCAAGGACGTGCTGCTCAAGCTGTTCGACGCCGATGCCGAATACTCCGCCGACACGCTGGAGGACATCTACGACGAGCTGGAAAAAGCCAGCACCAAGGTGCTGTCGGGCGACGTGACCGATGCGCTGGCCGGCGAGGTGCTGGGTGCGATTGCGCGGCAGGAAGACTTGAACGGCCGCATCCGCCGCAACGTGATGGACACGCGCCGCGCGGTGAGCTTCATGATGCGCAGCAAGATGCTCAACGCCGAGCAGTTCGAGGAAGCGCGCCAGATCCTGCGCGACATCGAGTCGCTGGACAACCACACGGCCTTCCTGTTCGACAAGATCAACTTCCTGATGGATGCGACGGTCGGCTTCATCAACATCAACCAGAACAAGATCATCAAGATCTTCTCGGTGGCCAGCGTGGCACTGCTGCCGCCGACGCTGATCGCGAGCATCTACGGCATGAACTTCAAGATCATGCCGGAGCTGGACTGGGCCTGGGGCTACCCCTATGTGCTGGGGCTGATGATCGCCAGCGCGGTGGTGCCCATGTGGTACTTCCGCCGGCGCGGCTGGCTGGGCTGA
- a CDS encoding 5'-methylthioadenosine/adenosylhomocysteine nucleosidase: MPLTAHAPTAILSALPEEQAGLAMRLAAPVASSHAGRSFVQGTLDGLPVVLALSGIGKVAAASTATLLIERFGAARILFTGVAGGLGAQVRVGDVVVARDFVQHDMNAAPLFPRFEVPLTGVSRFPADAALTDALLQAARAALADPDLVDAAERLRFGLQQPKVHHGLLASGDRFVSSHAEVAELRAALPEALAVDMESAAVAQVCAAYGLPFAAVRTVSDRADDAAHVDFPAFVTAVASRYAGVIMGCYLNNS; the protein is encoded by the coding sequence ATGCCTCTCACCGCCCATGCGCCCACCGCCATCCTCAGCGCACTCCCCGAAGAACAAGCCGGCCTGGCCATGCGATTGGCCGCTCCGGTCGCCAGCAGCCATGCTGGCCGCAGCTTCGTCCAAGGCACGCTCGACGGCCTGCCCGTGGTGCTGGCGCTGTCCGGCATTGGCAAGGTGGCCGCAGCCAGCACCGCCACCCTATTGATCGAGCGCTTTGGCGCGGCGCGCATCCTGTTCACCGGCGTGGCCGGCGGGCTCGGGGCGCAGGTGCGGGTGGGCGACGTCGTGGTGGCGCGCGACTTCGTACAGCACGACATGAATGCAGCGCCGCTGTTCCCGCGCTTCGAGGTGCCGCTTACGGGTGTTTCACGCTTCCCCGCAGATGCCGCCCTGACCGACGCTCTGTTGCAGGCGGCGCGCGCGGCGCTGGCGGACCCGGATCTGGTCGATGCAGCCGAGCGCCTGCGCTTTGGCCTGCAGCAGCCAAAGGTGCACCATGGCTTGCTGGCAAGCGGCGACCGCTTTGTGTCCTCGCACGCCGAGGTGGCAGAGCTGCGCGCCGCGCTGCCCGAGGCGCTGGCGGTCGACATGGAAAGCGCCGCCGTGGCCCAGGTCTGCGCGGCCTACGGCCTGCCCTTTGCCGCGGTGCGCACCGTGTCCGACCGGGCCGACGATGCCGCGCATGTCGACTTCCCCGCCTTCGTCACGGCCGTGGCCAGCCGCTATGCCGGGGTCATCATGGGGTGCTACTTAAATAATAGCTAG
- a CDS encoding long-chain-fatty-acid--CoA ligase, whose protein sequence is MEKTWLSQYPAGVPAEIDPGQYRSLVALMEESFGRYADRTAYSFMGRDVSYAETDNTSRKLAAYLQGLGLTKGDRVAIMMPNVPQYPAAVAAILRVGCVVVNVNPLYTPRELEHQLKDSGAKAIVIIENFAHTLEQCIAATPVKHIVLCAMGDRLGFLKGAIVNYVVRSVKKLVPPYRLPGAVRFNDALAQGARGSFTAPAIGPDDVALLQYTGGTTGVSKGATLLHRNIIANVLQSEAWNLPAMHKVPAGEQPTAICALPLYHIFAFTVNMMLSMRTGGKTVLIPNPRDLAGTLKELSKHRFHSFPAVNTLFNGLAHHPDFDKVDWSHLKISVGGGMAVQAAVAELWLKKTGCSICEGYGLSETSPSVSCNPTNSTAYTGTIGLPLPSTEMKLLDDEGNEVPLGERGELAIRGPQVMAGYWQRPDETAKVMTADGFLRSGDIGVVDERGYFRVVDRKKDMILVSGFNVYPNEVEDVLAAMPGVRECAAVGVPDEKTGETVKVVIVRQDETLTEAQVLDYCRANLTGYKRPHVVEFRAELPKTPVGKILRRELRDKR, encoded by the coding sequence ATGGAAAAGACTTGGCTTTCGCAGTATCCGGCGGGCGTGCCGGCAGAGATTGATCCCGGGCAGTACCGCTCGCTGGTGGCCCTCATGGAAGAGAGCTTTGGCCGCTATGCGGACCGCACGGCCTACAGCTTCATGGGCCGCGACGTCAGCTACGCAGAGACCGACAACACCAGCCGCAAGCTCGCGGCTTACCTGCAGGGCCTGGGGCTGACCAAGGGCGACCGCGTCGCCATCATGATGCCCAACGTGCCGCAGTACCCGGCGGCCGTGGCGGCCATCCTGCGCGTGGGCTGCGTGGTGGTCAACGTCAACCCGCTCTACACCCCGCGCGAGCTGGAGCACCAGCTGAAGGACTCCGGCGCCAAGGCCATCGTCATCATCGAGAACTTCGCGCACACGCTGGAGCAGTGCATTGCCGCCACGCCGGTGAAGCACATCGTGCTGTGCGCCATGGGCGACCGGCTCGGCTTCCTCAAGGGCGCCATCGTCAACTATGTGGTGCGCAGCGTGAAGAAGCTGGTGCCGCCCTATCGCCTGCCGGGCGCGGTGCGCTTCAACGACGCCCTGGCCCAGGGCGCGCGCGGCAGCTTCACCGCCCCCGCCATCGGCCCCGACGACGTAGCCCTGCTGCAGTACACCGGCGGCACCACGGGCGTGAGCAAGGGCGCAACGCTGCTGCACCGAAACATCATTGCCAACGTGCTGCAGTCCGAGGCCTGGAACCTGCCCGCCATGCACAAGGTGCCCGCAGGCGAGCAGCCCACGGCCATCTGCGCGTTGCCGCTCTATCACATCTTCGCCTTCACGGTGAACATGATGCTGAGCATGCGCACCGGCGGCAAGACCGTGCTGATCCCCAATCCACGCGACCTTGCTGGCACGCTCAAGGAGCTGTCCAAGCACCGCTTCCACAGCTTTCCTGCGGTCAATACGCTGTTCAACGGCCTGGCCCACCACCCTGACTTCGACAAGGTGGACTGGAGCCATCTGAAGATCTCGGTCGGCGGCGGCATGGCGGTGCAGGCAGCGGTGGCCGAGCTGTGGCTCAAGAAAACCGGCTGCTCGATCTGCGAGGGCTACGGCCTGTCGGAAACCTCGCCTTCGGTCAGCTGCAACCCGACCAACAGCACCGCCTACACCGGCACCATCGGCCTGCCGCTGCCCTCCACCGAGATGAAGCTGCTGGACGACGAGGGCAACGAAGTCCCGCTGGGCGAGCGCGGCGAGCTCGCCATCCGCGGCCCGCAAGTGATGGCCGGCTACTGGCAGCGCCCGGACGAGACCGCCAAGGTCATGACCGCCGACGGCTTCCTGCGCTCTGGCGACATCGGCGTGGTCGACGAGCGCGGCTACTTCCGCGTCGTCGACCGCAAGAAGGACATGATTCTGGTCAGCGGCTTCAACGTCTACCCGAACGAGGTCGAGGACGTGCTGGCGGCCATGCCCGGCGTGCGTGAATGCGCGGCAGTCGGCGTGCCGGACGAGAAGACCGGCGAGACCGTCAAGGTGGTGATCGTGCGGCAAGACGAAACCCTGACCGAAGCCCAGGTGCTCGACTACTGCCGCGCCAACCTGACCGGCTACAAGCGCCCGCACGTGGTCGAGTTCCGCGCCGAGCTGCCCAAGACACCGGTCGGCAAGATCCTGCGGCGCGAGCTGCGCGACAAGCGCTGA
- a CDS encoding NAD(P)(+) transhydrogenase (Re/Si-specific) subunit beta produces the protein MSMNLVTLLYLVASVCFIQALKGLSHPTTSIRGNIFGMTGMAIAVLTTAALIVTLAGSALGLGWVLLGLLVGGTAGAVMAQRVEMTKMPELVAFMHSMIGLAAVFIGVAAVAEPHAFGIALQGDPIPPGNRLELFLGAAIGAITFSGSVIAFGKLSGKYKFRLFRGAPVQFKGQHMLNLVLGLLTVALGLLFVATESWPAFFAMLALAFVMGVLIIIPIGGADMPVVVSMLNSYSGWAAAGIGFSLNNSMLIIAGSLVGSSGAILSYIMCKAMNRSFFNVILGGFGGEAATASAGSSEQRPVKSGSADDAAFVLSNAETVVIVPGYGLAVARAQHAVKELAAKLTEKGITVKYAIHPVAGRMPGHMNVLLAEAEVPYDQVFEMEDINGEFGQADVAIILGANDVVNPAAHTKGSAIYGMPILEAYKAKTVIVNKRSMAAGYAGLDNELFYMDKTMMVFGDAKKVVEDMTKAIE, from the coding sequence ATGAGCATGAACCTTGTCACGCTGCTGTATTTGGTCGCCAGCGTCTGCTTCATCCAGGCCCTGAAGGGCCTGAGCCACCCCACCACCTCGATTCGCGGCAACATCTTCGGCATGACCGGCATGGCGATCGCCGTGCTGACCACCGCTGCGCTGATCGTCACGCTGGCCGGCAGCGCGCTCGGCCTGGGCTGGGTGCTGCTGGGCCTGCTGGTGGGCGGCACGGCGGGCGCGGTGATGGCGCAGCGCGTGGAGATGACCAAGATGCCCGAGCTGGTCGCCTTCATGCACAGCATGATCGGCCTGGCCGCGGTGTTCATCGGCGTGGCCGCGGTGGCCGAGCCGCATGCCTTCGGCATTGCGCTGCAGGGCGATCCGATCCCGCCGGGCAACCGGCTGGAGCTGTTCCTGGGCGCGGCCATCGGCGCCATCACCTTCAGCGGTTCGGTGATTGCCTTTGGCAAGCTTTCGGGCAAATACAAGTTCCGCCTGTTCCGTGGCGCGCCGGTGCAGTTCAAGGGCCAGCACATGCTCAACCTGGTGCTGGGCCTGCTGACCGTTGCCCTGGGCCTGCTGTTCGTGGCCACCGAGAGCTGGCCGGCCTTCTTTGCCATGCTGGCGCTGGCCTTCGTCATGGGCGTGCTCATCATCATCCCGATCGGCGGGGCCGACATGCCGGTGGTGGTGAGCATGCTCAACAGCTACTCGGGCTGGGCGGCCGCGGGCATTGGCTTCAGCCTGAACAACAGCATGCTGATCATTGCCGGCTCGCTGGTGGGCAGCTCGGGCGCGATCCTGAGCTACATCATGTGCAAGGCCATGAACCGCTCCTTCTTCAACGTGATCCTGGGCGGCTTTGGCGGCGAGGCGGCCACCGCTAGTGCCGGCAGCAGCGAACAGCGGCCGGTCAAGAGCGGCAGCGCCGACGACGCCGCCTTCGTGCTGTCCAACGCCGAGACGGTCGTGATCGTGCCCGGCTACGGCCTGGCCGTGGCGCGCGCCCAGCATGCGGTGAAGGAACTGGCCGCCAAGCTCACCGAGAAGGGCATCACCGTCAAGTACGCCATCCACCCGGTGGCCGGCCGCATGCCGGGCCACATGAACGTGCTGCTGGCCGAGGCCGAGGTGCCCTACGACCAGGTGTTCGAGATGGAAGACATCAACGGCGAGTTCGGCCAGGCCGACGTCGCCATCATCCTCGGCGCCAACGACGTGGTGAACCCGGCTGCGCACACCAAGGGCAGCGCGATCTACGGCATGCCCATCCTGGAGGCCTACAAGGCCAAGACGGTGATCGTGAACAAGCGCTCCATGGCCGCGGGCTATGCCGGCCTGGACAACGAGCTGTTCTACATGGACAAGACCATGATGGTGTTTGGCGACGCCAAGAAGGTGGTCGAGGACATGACCAAAGCCATCGAGTGA
- a CDS encoding NAD(P) transhydrogenase subunit alpha → MEISHTLTNLIIFVLAIYVGYHVVWTVTPALHTPLMAVTNAISAIVIVGAMLAAALTTTPLGKTMGVLAVALAAVNVFGGFLVTRRMLEMFRKKDKKVAAPAADKGDAA, encoded by the coding sequence ATGGAAATCTCCCACACCCTCACCAACCTGATCATCTTCGTGCTGGCGATCTATGTCGGCTACCACGTGGTCTGGACGGTCACGCCCGCGCTGCACACGCCGCTGATGGCCGTGACCAATGCCATCTCGGCCATCGTCATCGTCGGCGCCATGCTGGCCGCCGCGCTCACCACCACGCCCTTGGGCAAGACCATGGGCGTGCTGGCCGTGGCGCTGGCGGCGGTCAATGTCTTTGGCGGCTTTCTGGTCACCCGGCGCATGCTGGAGATGTTCCGCAAGAAAGACAAGAAGGTAGCTGCGCCTGCGGCCGACAAGGGAGATGCGGCATGA
- a CDS encoding Re/Si-specific NAD(P)(+) transhydrogenase subunit alpha, translated as MQIGVPAETTVGEARVAVTPETAKKLIAQGHVLRVQSGAGVAASVTDAAYVAAGAEITDRAGAFGSDLVLKVRSPQPDELALMRSGAALLGMLDPFDKDGLQRLAGAGLTAFALEAAPRTTRAQSMDVLSSQANIAGYKAVMIAADKYQRFFPMLMTAAGTVKAARVVVLGVGVAGLQAIATAKRLGAVIEASDVRPSVKEQVESLGGKFIEVSYDTDEEKEAAVGVGGYAKPMPASWLARQQVEVAKRVALADIVISTALIPGRAAPTLVTEDMVKAMKPGSVIVDIAAGKGPGGVGGNCPLSEAGKTVVQHGVTIVGETNLPALVAADASALYARNILDFLKLVLTKEGGLQVNLDDDIVAACLVAQGGEVKRS; from the coding sequence ATGCAGATAGGAGTACCCGCCGAAACCACGGTGGGCGAAGCCCGAGTAGCCGTCACCCCGGAGACAGCGAAGAAGCTCATCGCGCAAGGCCACGTGCTGCGGGTGCAGTCCGGCGCCGGCGTGGCGGCCAGCGTCACCGACGCGGCCTATGTCGCAGCCGGGGCCGAGATCACCGACCGCGCTGGCGCCTTTGGCAGCGATCTGGTGCTCAAGGTACGCAGCCCGCAGCCCGACGAACTGGCCCTGATGCGCTCCGGCGCCGCGCTGCTCGGCATGCTCGACCCTTTCGACAAGGACGGCCTGCAGCGCCTGGCGGGCGCAGGCCTGACCGCCTTTGCGCTGGAAGCCGCGCCGCGCACCACGCGCGCGCAGAGCATGGATGTGCTCTCGTCCCAGGCCAATATCGCCGGCTACAAGGCCGTGATGATCGCAGCCGACAAATACCAGCGCTTCTTCCCCATGCTCATGACCGCCGCTGGCACGGTGAAGGCCGCGCGCGTCGTGGTGCTGGGTGTGGGCGTGGCGGGGCTGCAGGCGATTGCCACGGCCAAGCGTCTGGGCGCCGTCATTGAAGCCTCGGACGTGCGGCCTTCCGTCAAGGAGCAGGTCGAGTCGCTCGGCGGCAAGTTCATCGAGGTGTCCTATGACACCGACGAAGAAAAGGAAGCCGCCGTCGGCGTTGGCGGCTACGCCAAGCCCATGCCGGCCAGTTGGCTGGCGCGCCAGCAGGTGGAAGTGGCCAAGCGCGTGGCGCTGGCCGACATCGTCATCAGCACCGCGCTCATTCCCGGCCGCGCTGCGCCCACCCTGGTCACCGAGGACATGGTCAAGGCCATGAAGCCGGGCTCGGTCATCGTCGACATCGCCGCGGGCAAGGGCCCGGGTGGCGTGGGTGGCAACTGCCCGCTGTCCGAGGCTGGCAAGACCGTGGTCCAGCATGGCGTGACCATCGTCGGCGAGACCAACCTGCCTGCGCTGGTGGCGGCTGATGCCTCGGCGCTTTATGCGCGCAACATCCTGGATTTTCTCAAGCTCGTGCTCACCAAAGAGGGCGGCCTGCAGGTCAACCTGGACGACGACATCGTGGCCGCCTGCCTTGTGGCACAGGGCGGCGAAGTCAAGCGTAGTTGA
- a CDS encoding NUDIX hydrolase, giving the protein MTTRWKPSVTVAAVIERDGRFLLVEEQTSEGLKLNNPAGHLDPGETPAQGCTREALEESAYDFTPTALVGVYISRFQRSDTGDDITYLRFAFAGDVGTHHAWRTLDDGIVRTLWMTADEIRACPDRHRSPLLLRCLDDYLAGKRYPLDIVYTDASVLAGI; this is encoded by the coding sequence GTGACGACGCGATGGAAGCCCAGCGTCACCGTGGCAGCGGTGATCGAGCGGGACGGCCGCTTTTTGCTGGTGGAAGAGCAGACCTCCGAAGGACTCAAGCTCAACAACCCGGCCGGCCACCTGGACCCGGGCGAAACCCCGGCCCAGGGCTGCACGCGCGAGGCGCTGGAAGAGTCCGCCTATGACTTCACGCCTACGGCGCTGGTGGGCGTGTACATCTCGCGCTTCCAGCGCAGCGATACGGGCGACGACATCACCTACCTGCGCTTTGCGTTTGCCGGCGATGTGGGCACCCACCACGCCTGGCGCACGCTGGACGATGGCATCGTGCGCACGCTATGGATGACGGCCGATGAGATCCGCGCCTGCCCCGACCGCCACCGCAGCCCGCTGCTGCTGCGCTGCCTGGACGACTACCTGGCCGGCAAGCGCTATCCGCTGGACATCGTCTACACCGATGCTTCGGTATTGGCGGGAATCTAG
- a CDS encoding D-2-hydroxyacid dehydrogenase yields MSVPEPLRLLLSDPARERLGTRLGAAVVPLSLAEAAAGAPFDAAFVSRDVTGLSTKHQVLPATQSFYDALLAAPALRWVHVHSAGADRPVFVELRARGVQVTTSAGTNAAVVAQTALAAVLALARQFPRLLAAQREARWAPLLGSGMPRDLAGQTAVIVGWGAIGRQLGAWLVALGLHVVAVRREHAGPADGVETVAYDELPAVLPRADWLVLACPLTERTHGLVDAAALARLPQGAHLVNVARGEVVDEPALIDALRGGRLAGAFLDVFAHEPLPADSPLWHLPNVIATPHSAGFSDGNAARVEALFLSNLARWQAGQPLQNLA; encoded by the coding sequence GTGAGTGTCCCGGAGCCGCTGCGCCTGCTGCTGTCCGACCCGGCGCGCGAGCGCCTGGGCACGCGGCTCGGCGCGGCGGTCGTGCCGCTGTCGCTTGCAGAGGCCGCAGCCGGCGCGCCGTTCGATGCGGCCTTCGTCTCGCGCGATGTGACCGGGCTCTCGACCAAGCACCAGGTGCTGCCCGCCACCCAGAGCTTCTACGACGCGTTGCTGGCCGCACCCGCGCTGCGCTGGGTGCATGTGCACTCGGCAGGCGCTGACCGGCCGGTGTTCGTGGAACTGCGCGCGCGTGGCGTGCAAGTGACTACCTCGGCCGGTACCAATGCCGCCGTGGTTGCGCAGACCGCGCTGGCAGCCGTGCTGGCGCTGGCACGGCAGTTCCCGCGCCTGCTGGCGGCGCAGCGCGAGGCGCGCTGGGCGCCGCTGCTCGGCAGCGGCATGCCGCGCGACCTGGCCGGCCAGACGGCGGTGATCGTCGGCTGGGGCGCCATCGGCCGCCAGCTCGGGGCCTGGCTGGTGGCGCTGGGCCTGCATGTGGTGGCCGTGCGGCGCGAACACGCAGGGCCTGCGGACGGTGTCGAAACCGTCGCCTACGACGAGCTGCCGGCCGTGCTGCCGCGCGCTGACTGGCTGGTGCTGGCCTGCCCACTGACCGAGCGCACCCATGGCCTGGTCGATGCGGCGGCGCTGGCGCGGCTGCCGCAGGGCGCGCACCTGGTGAACGTGGCGCGCGGCGAGGTGGTGGATGAGCCCGCGCTCATCGACGCGCTGCGCGGCGGCCGGCTTGCGGGCGCCTTCCTCGACGTGTTCGCGCACGAGCCGCTGCCGGCTGATTCACCGCTTTGGCATCTGCCCAATGTCATCGCCACGCCGCACAGCGCGGGCTTCTCCGACGGCAATGCGGCGCGCGTGGAGGCGCTGTTCCTCAGCAATCTTGCGCGCTGGCAGGCCGGGCAGCCGCTGCAGAACCTGGCCTAG
- a CDS encoding tripartite tricarboxylate transporter substrate binding protein, which produces MPFTVQAQERWPTRPVRVVVAFTAGGTTDILARAVANKLGEKLGQPFIIDNKPGGGGNIGTAEVVRAVPDGATLLVNSVGPISINQTLYKNLPYDPLTDLVPIVQIADVPNVLVVHPSVPAKTFEEFVAYLKANPGKLSYGSTGVGTSSHLSSYMLGQRVGGEPLHVPYKGANALNDLLAGRLQFMFATIPSVIQQVKAGKLRALAVSSSRHSRSLPGVPTVAEKGFPGFEAGSWFGFFGPKGTPDKVVEALNRAVNEVLPQLQEQMISEGADPVGGTPQQFGAFTRKEYEKWKIIVQASGAVAE; this is translated from the coding sequence ATGCCGTTCACGGTCCAGGCGCAGGAGCGCTGGCCCACCAGGCCGGTACGCGTGGTCGTTGCCTTCACGGCCGGCGGCACCACCGACATCCTGGCGCGCGCCGTGGCCAACAAGCTGGGCGAGAAGCTCGGCCAGCCCTTCATCATCGACAACAAGCCTGGGGGCGGCGGCAACATTGGCACCGCCGAGGTGGTGCGTGCCGTGCCTGACGGCGCCACGCTGCTGGTCAACTCGGTCGGGCCGATCTCGATCAACCAGACGCTCTACAAGAACCTGCCGTACGACCCGCTGACTGACCTGGTGCCCATCGTGCAGATCGCAGACGTACCCAATGTGCTGGTCGTCCACCCGTCGGTGCCAGCCAAGACCTTCGAGGAGTTCGTGGCCTACCTCAAGGCCAACCCCGGCAAGCTCAGCTACGGCTCCACCGGCGTTGGCACCTCTTCGCACCTGTCGAGCTACATGCTCGGCCAGCGCGTGGGCGGCGAGCCGCTGCACGTGCCCTACAAGGGCGCCAACGCCTTGAACGATCTGCTGGCCGGGCGGCTGCAGTTCATGTTTGCCACCATCCCTTCGGTGATCCAGCAGGTGAAGGCCGGCAAGCTGCGTGCGCTCGCGGTGTCGAGTTCCCGGCATTCACGCTCGCTGCCGGGTGTGCCGACGGTGGCCGAGAAGGGTTTCCCCGGCTTTGAAGCAGGCTCTTGGTTCGGCTTCTTCGGCCCGAAGGGAACGCCCGACAAAGTCGTCGAGGCCCTGAACCGGGCCGTCAACGAAGTCCTGCCGCAGTTGCAAGAGCAGATGATCAGCGAAGGCGCCGACCCGGTGGGCGGCACGCCCCAGCAGTTCGGCGCCTTCACGCGCAAGGAGTATGAGAAGTGGAAGATCATCGTGCAGGCCTCGGGAGCCGTGGCGGAGTGA
- a CDS encoding amidohydrolase family protein, translating to MTRPCLPPRATHEPAAFAVPPGACDSHAHVFGPYARYPLAEDRSYTPDQAPIEAFLAHLDRFGLARGVLVTASASGTDNGVALDALQRHPNRLRAVAVPSPATSDDELDRWHDAGIRGVRINLFQREGHAVYRNGVGLDVLEALAPRIARRGWHAQVWIHAPDLPALSTRLLRLGLPLVVDHMGRMATDRGVDDPGFEHLCRMLERGEAWTKISGADRNTQGGRDYADIDPFAQALLRANPARVVWGSDWPHINYYDPAQVPDDGALLNLLARWLPDEATRRRVLVDNPAALYGFAPVPA from the coding sequence ATGACCCGCCCCTGCCTGCCGCCACGCGCCACCCATGAGCCGGCGGCCTTTGCCGTGCCCCCCGGCGCCTGCGACAGCCATGCCCATGTGTTTGGCCCCTATGCCCGCTATCCGCTGGCCGAGGACCGCAGCTACACGCCTGACCAGGCGCCTATCGAGGCCTTCCTGGCGCATCTGGACCGCTTTGGCCTTGCGCGTGGCGTGCTGGTGACGGCCAGCGCCAGCGGTACCGACAACGGCGTGGCGCTGGACGCACTGCAGCGCCATCCCAATCGCCTGCGCGCGGTGGCCGTGCCGTCACCTGCCACCAGCGACGACGAGCTAGACCGCTGGCACGACGCCGGCATCCGCGGCGTGCGCATCAACCTGTTCCAGCGCGAGGGCCATGCGGTCTACCGCAATGGCGTAGGCCTCGACGTGCTGGAGGCGCTGGCCCCGCGCATCGCGCGCCGCGGCTGGCATGCGCAGGTGTGGATCCATGCGCCCGACCTGCCCGCGCTCAGTACCCGGCTGCTGCGGCTGGGCCTGCCGCTCGTCGTGGACCACATGGGCCGCATGGCCACCGATCGTGGTGTGGACGACCCGGGCTTCGAGCACCTGTGCCGCATGCTGGAGCGCGGCGAGGCCTGGACCAAGATCTCCGGCGCCGACCGCAACACCCAGGGCGGGCGCGACTACGCCGACATCGATCCGTTCGCCCAGGCCCTGCTGCGGGCCAATCCGGCACGCGTGGTCTGGGGCAGCGATTGGCCGCACATCAACTACTACGACCCGGCCCAGGTGCCGGACGACGGCGCGCTGCTCAACTTGCTGGCGCGCTGGCTGCCCGACGAAGCGACCCGCCGCCGCGTGCTGGTCGACAACCCTGCTGCTCTCTACGGCTTTGCGCCCGTGCCGGCCTGA
- a CDS encoding tripartite tricarboxylate transporter substrate binding protein: MTTRRRQLLGWAAACAAAGPFSAPHALAAANGSGFPRKLVMLVVPFAPGGNLDLVARAIAPALQDTLGQSIVVDNRAGAGGAIGVTAVARAEADGHTLLVTTPNALAVLPRMVKTTYTLQSFEPVGLVSSTALVLATSAQNKRLPDAAALLREARANPGRLSAGHAGPGTTNHVALMLIEDAANVRFNLVAYKGSAPALVDAIGGQTDLICDQLSSSLQHIQSGALRPLAVLSRERDPQLPQVPTLHEAGVANFDATTATGLLAPRGTPAEAVATLNAALAKALADPQVRQRLQTIGSTPRPSSAAAFDQLLQQEDQRAQKLAQSGRLAGSNT, from the coding sequence ATGACTACCCGCCGCAGGCAACTGCTGGGTTGGGCCGCCGCTTGCGCGGCTGCCGGCCCCTTCTCTGCCCCGCATGCACTTGCTGCTGCCAACGGCAGCGGCTTTCCACGCAAGCTGGTCATGCTCGTCGTGCCGTTTGCACCGGGTGGCAATCTCGACCTCGTCGCACGTGCCATCGCGCCGGCGCTGCAGGACACGCTCGGCCAGAGCATCGTGGTGGACAACCGCGCCGGCGCCGGTGGCGCCATCGGGGTGACGGCTGTTGCGCGCGCCGAAGCCGACGGCCACACGCTGCTGGTCACCACGCCCAATGCCCTTGCGGTGCTGCCACGCATGGTCAAGACCACCTACACGCTGCAGAGCTTTGAGCCGGTCGGGCTGGTGTCGAGTACGGCACTGGTGCTGGCCACCAGCGCGCAAAACAAGCGCCTGCCCGACGCAGCAGCGCTGCTGCGCGAGGCCAGGGCCAATCCCGGCCGCCTCAGCGCCGGCCATGCGGGGCCGGGCACCACCAACCACGTCGCGCTGATGCTCATCGAGGATGCTGCGAACGTCCGCTTCAACCTCGTGGCCTACAAGGGGTCGGCCCCGGCGCTGGTGGATGCTATCGGTGGCCAGACCGATCTGATTTGCGACCAGCTCTCCAGTTCGCTCCAGCACATCCAGTCGGGCGCGCTGCGGCCGCTGGCGGTGCTCTCGCGCGAGCGCGACCCGCAACTGCCGCAGGTGCCCACCTTGCACGAAGCAGGCGTTGCCAACTTCGACGCCACCACCGCTACCGGACTGCTCGCACCACGCGGCACACCGGCCGAGGCAGTCGCCACCTTGAACGCTGCGCTGGCCAAAGCCCTGGCCGACCCACAGGTGCGCCAGCGGCTGCAGACCATTGGCAGCACGCCGCGGCCCAGCAGCGCCGCTGCATTCGACCAACTGCTGCAGCAAGAAGACCAGCGCGCTCAGAAGCTCGCGCAGTCCGGCCGGCTGGCGGGAAGCAATACCTGA